The following are encoded in a window of Microtus ochrogaster isolate Prairie Vole_2 linkage group LG7_11, MicOch1.0, whole genome shotgun sequence genomic DNA:
- the Spcs3 gene encoding signal peptidase complex subunit 3, which translates to MNTVLSRANSLFAFSLSVMAALTFGCFITTAFKDRSVPVRLHVSRIMLKNVEDFTGPRERSDLGFITFDITADLENIFDWNVKQLFLYLSAEYSTKNNALNQVVLWDKIVLRGDNPKLLLKDMKTKYFFFDDGNGLKGNRNVTLTLSWNVVPNAGILPLVTGSGHVSVPFPDTYEITKSY; encoded by the exons ATGAACACCGTGCTGTCGCGCGCGAACTCGCTCTTCGCCTTCTCGCTGAGCGTGATGGCGGCGCTCACCTTCGGCTGCTTCATCACCACCGCCTTCAAAGACCGGAGCGTCCCGGTGCGGCTGCACGTCTCGCGGATCATGCT AAAAAATGTAGAAGACTTCACTGGCCCTCGAGAAAGAAGCGACCTGGGATTCATCACGTTTGATATAACTGCTG ATCTAGAGAATATATTTGATTGGAATGTTAAgcagttatttctttatttgtcagCAGAGTATTCAACAAAAAATAAT GCTCTGAACCAAGTCGTCCTTTGGGACAAGATCGTTTTGAGAGGTGATAATCCGAAGCTGCTTTTGAAAGACATGAAgacaaagtattttttctttgatgatggaAACGGCCTCAA GGGCAACAGGAATGTCACCTTGACGCTCTCTTGGAATGTTgtaccaaatgctgggattctacCTCTCGTGACAGGATCAGGACATGTATCTGTCCCATTTCCAGATACCTATGAAATAACAAAGAGTTACTAA